The window AGTAGTATGGACCCTGTTTGTTTTTCGATTAATAGATAACGGTATTGAATCAATATATGTACTTTTTAATTTTTGATACTTTCGATACTCCAGTAACAATTTTGCAATTTCATGTTCTTTTGAAAGTTCCTCTAAAACTTCCGCATTAGTTGAAAACTTACCAGTCGCTGTTTTTTTGTAAGGAGCAATATTTAATTTTTCAAACAGTATATATGCTACTTGAGCTGAAGAATTTAAATTGAACGTTTCACCAGCTATCTCAAAAACTTTTTCTTTAATTTCATCCATTTTTTCTTGATATTTTTTTGATAATTCTTTTAAATAGTCCGCATCAAAATACACTCCATTTAGTTCCATTTCTGAAAGAACATCTATTAAGGGCATCTCAATTTCATAAAACAAGTTTTCCATCTCATTTTCATATATCTTCCTACCAAGCTTTCTAAATATTCTGTATGTCACATCCGCATCTTCGCAAGAATACTCCACGGCCTTTTCTAGTGGGACATATGAAAAGTCATTTCCAAACAATGGTACATTTTCATTTACTAATTCATCAAACGCGATCATTTTATAACCCAAATATTTTAAGGATAACTCTTCAAGATTAAAACGTTTTTCATCTGGATTTAAAAGATAGGCTGCAATCATCGTATCAAAATGCGGAATATTTGGAGAAAATCCCATGCTTTTAAATATTTCATAGTCAAATTTTAAATTCTGACCAACGATATTATAATCTTTCTCTTGCAAAATTTGTTTTAGAAATTTATCTATTAAACTTTTAGAAATATTCTTAGCTCCAAAATGAGATACTGGAATATAATACGCCTTACCTTCCATTGTGGAAATAGAGACCCCGACTAGTTTAGCTTCAAATGGATCAAGTGAAGTTGTTTCCGTATCTATTGAAAAAGTTTTGTATTTTTCTATTTCATCTGCTAGTTTTTTCAATTTATCTTCATTATCTACCAGTATATATTCTTTTTCTAATTTCTCCTGTAAGTTTAATTCTTTAATTATAGATGAAAATTCATACTTTTTTAATACCTTTAAAAGCTTATCGGAGTTATATCCCCTATAAATTATTTCATCTTTTTCCAAATCCACTGGTACATCATATATCAACTCCACAAGTTCTACACTTTTTTGCAAATCTTCCTTTGAATTTTCCAAAAGCCTTCTTAATTTCTCCGTCAAAAGGTTAATATTTTTTAATACATTTTCCAAGCTATTATATTTTTTCAAAAGCGAAACAGCTGTTTTCTTTCCTATTCCTTTAACCCCTGGAATATTATCAATCTGATCACCAACAAGAGATAAATAATCTTTGAATTGTTCTGGGTAGATTCCATATTTTTCAAAAACTTTATTTCTATCGTACAATACCAAATCTGTTATTCCTCTTTCAACTCTCCAAACAAAAACCTTATCAGAAATAAGTTGTAAAAGATCCTTATCTCCAGTTATTATGTTTACTTTTTCAAAATCATTTTCAAATTTTTTAGAAAGCGTAGCAATAATGTCGTCAGCTTCAAAGCCTTCTATTTTTAAAACTTTTATTCCAAGAGCATCAACAAATTCTTCTACATATGGAATTTGCTCTAAAAGTAAATCAGGCGTTGATGGCCTATTTGCTTTATATGTTTCAAGAATATTTTTTCTTTTTTTGCTACCGCCTTTTGAATCTAAAACAAAAACACAAGCATCTTTTCCAATATTGATATGTTCTTTTAAAAATTTTATAAGCATTTTAGTAAGTCCGTATACAGCATTAGTGTGCAAACCAGATGAAGTTTGAAGAGATTGATCTATAGCATAAAATGCTCTGTATACTAATCCAGTTCCATCAAATAGAAACATCTTTCCCATTTTTTTGCATCTCCCTGATATCCTCAAGCAATTTAACAGCACGTCTTAAATGAGGAATTACTATTGAACCTCCAACTATCAATGCCACATCAAAAATTTCAAAAAATTCTTCATCACTAACTCCAAGTTGCGCACACCTTATCATATGATAAGTAATACAATCATCACATCTTAAAACCATTGAAGCAACAAGTCCCATTAACTCCTTTGTTTTCTCGTCTAATGCACCCTTTTTGTAAACATTTCCATCTAAGTTAAAAAATCTCTTAGTATTTAAAGTCCCTTCTTCAAGAATTTTTTCATTCATCTTTTCTCTGAATTTTTTGAATTCTTCAAGATTCATACCTTCACCCCTTCAATTCATATGTAAAAATCACTTCATCTCCATCTTGCAATGATTCTGTAAAAAAGGCAGTTTGACCATTTTTTAAAAGCTGATATGACTTTATTTTCTTTAAATCAACGTCAAGATAGGTAAATATATCTGCTACTATTATTGAACTATCTTCAGGGGTTGTTGAATATATTTTATCACCATTTTTTATCTCATACTCTTTACTAACAATTACCCCATTTACTTCATAAAGCAACGAATCTTTTTCAAGAATAACCTCTTTACCATTCAAATTTATTTTTACCCTTTTTATTTCTCCCTGTGTTAAATCAGCAATTTTCAAAGGTTTTTTTTCTAATACAACCCTCAATTTCTCACCAGGATTAACTTGATTTTTATCTGAAAGTTCTAAATCACCCTTGTATATTTTCACAACTCCTTGCTTTCTTTCAAAATATACATCATTAAAGAAAAACTCTACATTTGCAAGATTTTTTTCCAAATTTTCCCTTATGGTTCCAACAAACACTGGATCATAATTTATAATATCCCCATCATTCAATTCAACATTTTCATTTACAACCTTGCCGTTTAAATTCACTGGTGGATAGTAATACTCAATTTTACCTCCAAAATCTAGCTCAATTGGCGGTACAACATCATACAACCTATATTTTTTTTCAAAATTTTGAGAAGGTTTCCCAACAAAAATTCTATCACCGTGTTTTACTTTATCCCTTAGACTTGCTTTTTTACCATTTATAAATATCGGTGCTGGTTTTGGAAGCTCCCCTTTTAATATTTTCATTTTCCCATTTACTTCAAGCACAATTGACTCTGATGGTTTCCCAATTAGCTCTGAAAGAGAATACCCACATTGTAATAAAACGTCACTTAACGTATGGCCACCAGAAAATCCAACAAGTTGAATTGGCTCATCATTTACAAAAACTTGTTCAAAAATCGTTCCGCTTCTGGTAAGAGCGGTATATGCAATACCGATGGGTGTAACAAATTCACTTCCCTCAATTATTCCTGTGTTATCAATAATATTTAAATTCTTTGCATTTTTTAAAGATATATTATCGAGATCTATTCCCAATTTTTCTGACAAAGATTCTACAAAACCCGGTACCTTTGCGCCACCTCCAACTACCATTACAACTTGAGGAGCTTGACCATTTAACCTTAAAATCTCTTCTGCAACTTTATCCGTAATATTTTGAACTACCGGAGAAACTAATTTTTTTAGTTCATCTCTTGTTATTTCCTTTTCTTTATCTAAAATATTTCTATATAATTTCTTATCGTCATCACTACTACTTGAAAGCCACCTTTTTAATTCTTCTGCTGTTGAAAAATCAACAAGCAAAGTCTTCGTTATTGTCTCTGTAATTTCATCACCTGCAAGAGGAACCATACCATATGCGACAATAGTTCCCTCTTTGGATATTGCAATATCACTAGTTCCTGCTCCAACATCAACAAGCGCAATGTTTAAAATCCTTAAATCTTCAGGAACTGTAACATTTATAGCAGCAATAGGTTCCAATGTCATGTGAGTCATTACAAGATCTACTTTTCTTAAAACTGAAATCATTGCATCAACAACTTGAATCGGCAAAAATGCTGTTACTACCTGTAAACTCGCCTTTTTTCCACGTAAGCCTCTTATGTTTTTAAGCCAATTCCCATCCAATTCATACCTTATAACAGAATATCCTACACAGTACATATTTTCCGACTGGATATTTTGAACTGCTTTATCTACCGCAGACAATTCCAACCTTGTTACAATTTCATCACTTATCTCGTTAACTTGAGATATATCCTCTTCATACTCTCCTATAGCAGTTTGAAGAAATCTTCCAGCAAGTGCTACTGCTACTTTTTCTAATTTTATATCATTTCTTTTCTCAAGCTCTTCTTTTACTTTTTTTACAACTCTTGCAACTTTATCTACATCATGAATTTGACCATCAAGCATAGCTCTATGTTCATGCTCTTTTATAACTACATCATGAATTACTATTTTTTCATCTTCCAGTGTTGATAAAATTCCAGCAATTTTTCTCGTTCCTACATCCAAAGCAAAAATCAAGGTTACTACACCTCCACAACTGTTACACCTACTCCACCTTCACTCGGCCTACCAAAGCGATAACTTTTCACCCTTTTATCATTTCTAAGGAAATTCCAAATATTTGACGCAAGACTTCCAGTTCCTTTCCCATGGATAATATATCCACTTGAAAAGTCTGATAAGACGAGATCGTCTATAAATTTATCAACTACATCTAATGCTTCTTCAACTGTCATTCCACGCAAATCAATTTCATTACTTTTCAAAGGACTAAATGATACTAAATGAACTGATTCACTAACATCATGAGTTTGTTTATCAACTTGAACATCTACCTGTACAAGTTTATTCTTTTTAACTTCTATCTTTAACCCATTGAAATCAACCAAGAATTTATTTTCGCCTCTTTTCTCTATAACTTTTCCAACCGTTGTTCCATCTTTTAATCTTACATACTTTCCAACATCAATTTCCCCTTCAACTTCAGGATATTTCATCGTTTCAATTCTGCTATCAATTTCTTGTATAGTATTTTCTTTCTCTTCTATATTTTTAAGTCTCTTCTTTATTAAACTTTCATTTTTAGTTTTAGCAGAAAACAGTGCGTTTTGAAGTTCTTTTTTTGCATTTCTAAATTCTTTATACATTTCTCTAAGTTCATTATCTAATTCTTCTATTTTTTTCATCTTTAAAACATTGTATTTTCTCTCATATTCTTTCCTCAACCGTTCATATTCACCTAATGTCTTTTCAAGTTCTAATTTTTTACTCTCAAGTTCACTTACTTTTGAATTCAATCCTTTGATTAAGTTTTCAATTTTTAAATGATCTTTTGAAATATGCTGCTTTGCTTTCGCAACAATTTCTTTTGGAAGCCCCAATCTTTCAGATATTTCAAATGCATGAGATGCCCCTGGAGTGTTTAATAATAGTCTATAAGTTGGTCTTAATGTCTCAAGATCAAATTCCATCGATGCGGTAATAATATCATCTCTTTCCATAGCAAAAAGTTTAACATTGGTAAGGTGAGTTGTAATAACAAACTTTATATTTTTTTCAATCAGATATTCTATTATTGAAATAGCAAGCGCACTACCTTCAAATGGATCAGTTCCAGAACCAAGCTCATCTATAATCACCAAAGAATTTTCATCAGCATTTTTTATTGCATCAATAATTCTAACCATATGTGATGAAAAAGTACTTAAATTTTCAACTACGTCCTGAGAATCACCAATATCCAAATACAATTGAAAATCAGGAATTCTTGTTCCGTGATCTGCCAAAATGGGCATTGCATGTTGTGCCATAAAGATAAATAGAGCTATGGTTTTTAATGTAACTGTTTTTCCACCAGTATTTGGCCCAGTAATTATTAACCCCTTTTTATCCACTGGTAAATCAATTGAAATAGGAACAACAATATCCTTTGGAATTAAAGGATGTCTTGCATTAACAAGTTTTAAATATTTCCCCTCGGGTTTTACAACAATAGCTTTATTTTCATATGCATATTTAGCTCTTGCGTACAATGAATCAAAAAAACCCACAATTTCAATATCATTCATTAAGTTACCGTATCTATCATGAATTTTGCTTGTTATTCCCCTTAAAATCTTGTCTATTTCAATTTTTTCCTCACTAAGTAAAATTTCATATTTATCATTAAGGGCAATAAACTCTTTTGGTTCAAAAAATAAAGTTGCACCTGTATTAGAAGTTCCATGTACAATACCTTCTAAATTACCACGAGCACCGGATCTTATTAAAAATACATATCTACCATTTCTTCTTGTATACAATTGCTCTTGCAAATACTTACTATTTTTTGAAATAAACTTTTCAATTCTTTGCTTTATTTCTAATTGATGCCTTTTTATTTCCTTTCTAATCACAGATAAATTTTTTGAAGCATTATCTTTTATATTCCCATCAGAATCAAATATTCTATCAATTTCCTCAATAATTGAAGAATAATTTCCCAATTTGGAAAGATAATAGGAAAGCTTATACCTTGAACTAGGTACTACTTTTTTTGCATCCTCAACAAATACCAAAAAATCTTTTATTTTAAAAATCTCTTCTGGCAGTAAAACTGAATAATTTTTCGTTTTTTCAAGTATTGGCCTTATATCATCAAGCCTATGAAATACAGGTAACCCAAGGGTTACCTGTATTTCATATATTTCATTTAAGTATTCATACTCATCATCTTTGGGCTCATTTTCAACCAATCTTTTCAAATATTCTTGGCCGTATGGAGAAAAAGTATACTTCAAAAAATCTTGAAAAACTCTGTCAAAATCAATATATTGTTTCATTGCACTCTCCTTTAAAATGCTATATTTAAAGCAACGTCAAAATCAATAGAATTCATAGGTTCTATATCACTAACAACTTCTTTTCCAGTTTCAGTTTTTGCCCCCATGAAAAATTGAATGTTATAATAGACTCTTCCACTAAATGTAACATCTTTACTAAAAATAAAATCTGCTCGTAACCCCGGTTTTAGAGTAAATGAGTTCACAATTATTTTGTTATAATGTGAAAAACTTACGCTTCCAAAATCAGATAAATTGCTGCTTGAACCAGCTTCTTTTTGAAAAATTTCCTTTTTATAAAAAACTTCACCTTGAAATCCTAATTGAAGTTTTTCACCTTCATTAAATAACGTTACTCCAAAAACTTTTACTGCAAAATCAAACGAAGCTCCTCTGACTATGTATTCCTTATCAAAATCCAAATTTGAATATATTCCAAAACCATATGAGACAGGTGAATTATGCTGAGGATCAATATTTTTTTGGTATCCATAATATAAAATCAGATTATCAATAAACTCAGGCTTTGGCAAAATATCATTTTTTAAATCTACAGGATTATTTATTCTAATTCCAAATGTTCTTTCCTGATACCTTGTAAATGAAAAAGAAACAAGTGAAATTACAATTAATGCTATTATCATTATTTTTTTCATTATCTCACCTCCGAAAATAATTATATCACAACTTACGTCAATATTATATACAAAAGAGCACTAACTCCAGCTGCAAATGGTACCGTAACAAACCAGGAAATAATTATGTTCTTTAAAATTCCAACATTCACAACTTCTATTCCTCTTGCAAAACCTACACCTGATACTGCACCTACCACTGTATGTGTCGTTGAAATAGGCATTCCCATAGTAGAAGCTATAAGAACTGTGGTTGCAGTTGAAAAATCAATTGAAAAGCCTCTGGTGTTATTAAGTTCAGTAATATCTTGACCAACTGTTTTCATAACCCTGTAACCCAAAATTGCAACACCAAAAGATATACCAATACCACCCATAGCTAATATATATTTTGGTATTTCAATAGCACCTTTTACACTACCCGATGTGATTATAATGTACATTAATGCAAGTGGACCTACTGCATTTGCTACATCATTTGCTCCATGAGAAAAACTGACATAGCATGAAGTTACAACCTGTGCTTTCTTGAAAATTTTCTCAACTATATCATATTCATTATCTCCAACTTTTGCCCTTTTTAAATACAAAAAGGAGATAAGAAAAACTATAAACCCAATTACAATTCCCGCGTAGTTTCCTAATAATATATCCTTTTTCATTGTTTTTACAACAAAAAGCACTGCAATTGTATAAAATGCAACACCTAACAAAATTGGAGCAACATATTTTGCAGCTTTAGCTGGATGTTTTCTATGTAAGATTGAAAAGGAAATAAATTTAAAGATCACATAAGCCATTGCTCCACCAATAAGTGGTGAAGTAATCCAGGTAATAACTATTTTTAATAAAGTCATCCAATTTACTATTTGAAGCCCACCAGCTGCAAGTCCAAAACCAACCATTCCACCAACTATTGAATGAGTTGTTGAAACTGGCATTCCCCAAAAAGTAGCAAGTAATATCCAAATAATTGAAGCAATTAATGCTGAAAAAGCACCAACCAATATATTATTTGGATCAGATATCATATTTAAATCAACTATACCTTTTGCAATTGTCTTGGTAACGTGTGCTCCAAAAAGAACTGCACCTAAAAATTCTAAAATAGAAGCTATTAAAACTGCTTGTTTAGGCGTTATTGCTTTTGCACCAACAGCTGTTGCCATACTATTTGCAACATCATTTGCACCTATGGAAAACGCCATACCAAAACCCACCAAAAATGCTCCTACTATCAGTAGCACTTTATCGCCTCCTTATCTAATAATCATTCTAATTCTTTCAACAACATTTTCAGCCCTATCTGCTATTTTCATCATTAAAACTACAATACTGTTTAAAAACAAAATATCAACAGGATTCATTTTATTTTTATATGAATATAGCGTTTTTCCAATTTCTATTCCCAATGAATCTGTTTTTGACTCATCCTTTTCTACATCAAAAGTTAAATTATCTTCTTTATTAATCTCATTTGGAGAAAAGTCAGATTCTACAACAGTTCTAAGTTCATCTACAGAAACTTTCATAAATTTTATAACATCTGCAACATAGTCTCCCATAAGTTTTATTTTTTCAATTACTTCTTCAGGGCATTCATCAACTTTATTCATAGTAAGGATCTTTACAAAATCGTCAACGGCATCTATGATCGAATCTTGGTTATGTATAATCTCAAGTGCATCTATTCTATCAAAGTAGCTCCATCTAAGTTTTGTATAGATCTCTCTCAATCTCGTTTTAATCTCATCAGCACTAGACTCAAATTTATCAATCTCTTTAGAGTATTGCATTATATCTTTTCCATTAAAGTAATCATCTAAAATCTGCGGTACAATAGTACCTGCTTTCATACAATACTCTGCATGTTCACTGAGTAATTTCGTTGGTGATACTTCCGGAAATAACCTATCAATAAACCTTTTCATCTTATCCCTCCTTTTAAAGTTTATTAAATTCTTTCACTAGTTGAAATTTTTGTTATAAAGAAACTTCCCAACAAAAGTGGAATATAAAATGTAACAACCCGATACACCGTAATTATTCTTATGGAAACATCCGGGCCCAAAATTTGAGAAAATACTATCTGATAAGTTCCTTCAACTCCTCCGCTTGAACCTGGTGTTGGAATGTAATAAGCAACAGAATTTAAGAGCGAAATTATACCTAATAAGTATAAGTATTCTATAGCTGAAAATTTATCAACAAAAATATAGAAAATATATGTATAAAGCAAAATTGTAACAAAGTACAGTATTATATCCAAAATTAAAATCCATGGATTTTTAACCCACAAAATTTTTATACTTTCATGTAATGAATCAATCCATTCTATTATTTTTTCTCTCTCTAGCTTTTCTCTAGAAAATTTTCCAAAAAAAGATAATATTTTTTCTAAAAATTTCTTGTTTATAAATCCAATTAAAATTAAAAGAGAAATTGAAAAACTAACTATAAAGCCCGTTAAAATTAACGACAACCCAAAACTTTTAGGATAAGCAGATAAAATAGGTCTAATAGATAAAATATCAATAATTAAAACTACAAAAGACATCTCTAACGTTCTTGAAATTACAATATTTGTTGCATCCTCTGTTTTTACTCCCACTTTTGAAAGATGATATATCTGGTAAGGTTGGCCGCCTATAGACATTGGAGTGATATAAGAAATGAATTTACCGAAAAATATATTTTTGAAGGTCTCTTTAAAAGGAAGGTTATATTTAAAAAATTTTAATAGCATTGAAAGTCTCAAAGTATCTATCAAATAAATTATTACAAGTACAAATAAGCTAATTAAGAATTCTATAGTAAGTAAATCTCTTAAAAATGAAACTTGCGTTGAATAAAAAAATTGAAACAGAATAATCATCGAAAAACTAATTATCAATGAAATAAAAACCTTTCTAAAAATTGACTTTTTGCTTCTATTAGCCTCCGACAATTTTATCAACTCCCATTAGATGCAAATCTTCTACTGTAGTTATTTTTATATTCTTTTTATTACCTTCTGTTATAGAAACTTTATAACCTGAAGCAAGTACAACTGAACCATCATCAGTAAAATTATCCAATCTATTTGAAAATTTTGAAAATGAATCTTTTAAAACTCCATATTTAAATGTTTGCGGTGTTTGGATTATAAATATACTCTCTCTCTTTGGAACAGATAAAATAAAATCACTTTCAACTACCGCTATAGTATTTTCGGAAGGAATTGCTGTAACTGTTGCTCCAAACTTTTTTGCATTTTCAATGTTTTTTTCAATTATATCTTTATTTACAAATGGCCTTGCCCCATCATGAATCAAAACAATATCATTTAAATCAATCTTATTTTCTAAAAATTTTATAGCATTAAAAGTAGAATATTCTCTAGTTTTTCCACCTTCAATAATGTATATTTTTTTTTCAAAGTTTTTTAAAACTTCTACGCTTTTATTGATATAATCCCTATTTGACACTACTACTAAAAAATCAAAGCAATCTAATAAAAACTTTTCAACTGTATGTTCCATCAATGTCCTACCATTGAACTTCAAAAATTGTTTTGGAAAAGCTTTAGAAAATCTTGTTCCTTTTCCACCAAATAGAATTACACCAACTATCACATTTATCACCTTTTTTTAGAGTTTTCAATACCATAAAGTTTTATCTTGTGAGAAAGGGTTTTATAATTTATTTTAAGCATTTTAGCCGCTTTAAATCTAGAATCAGATTTTTTTAATGCAAGCATTATATATCTCTTTTCAACGTGCTTTACAAGCTTACTAGTAAAATTTACAAGATCTATACCTTCAAAATTACTGGTTTTAAATTTAGGTATATCAATTCTTCCAGTTGCTGCATAATTACTAGCAACCTTAACCAATTCTTTTGTATTACCAGGCCAGTTATACTCTTTTAACAGTTCATATTCATTGTTATCTGGTATCTTTTTATCCAAGTTCTTATGTTTTAGGTACAAAGACGAAAGAACAATATCAAAGATATATGGAATATCTTCTTTTCTATCCCTTAAGGGGGGAATTTTAACACCTTTTTTCTTAGAAAATTTTACTTTTGTATGAGGTAATCTACTTCCAAAAAATGTTCTGTATTCATTTACATACATTCCATCTTCATATAATAACACTAATTCATTCTTTTCTTTAAAATCTAATATAACTTTTTGCAAAAATTCTCTTATTATAGGCCCTTGGAGTTCTGGGAAAGAGTACAACATATCATACTCTTCTTTTAGCCTTCTATATTCTTCCTTTATTTCAAAAAACTTAACAGCTAGCTCCAATTCCCTTAAGGAATATACCAAAATTTTTCCCGGAACAGTTTTTTCTTCCGTTAAATAAACTATATCCCAGTAATCTTCTCTAATTTTTTCTTCTAAATTTGAATTATAAATGTCAAAAACAACTTCTCTATGTTCATATAAAAATTCCCTCAGGTTCTCCAAAAGAACCTGAGGGATTAAAAGCTTAATCAAAGACTCACCCCTTATTGTATATTATTATGATTCCCTCAGGTTTCCCCCACCTTTCTATTGTATTTTAACATATTCCAAATAAATATTAAATACCATAAAATTACTTGCTAATTGCTGCAGCAATAGCTATTGAATTTCTTTTTGATTCGCTTGTATCGGCTCTTGAAACGATAATTATAGGAACTTTTGCTCCCATAATTATTCCAGCAATCTTACCATTTGCAAGGTACACTGCAGACTTTCCAAGGAAGTTTCCGCTATGAATATCTGGAACAACTAAGATATCTGCTTTTCCAGCAACCGGACCTGTAACCTTCTTTACTTTCGCAGCAAACTCACTCAATGCGTTATCTAAACCAAGCGGTCCATCAATTTTACATCCTTTTATCTGTCCCCTATCAGCCATCTTTGTTAATATTGCAGCTTCCATTGTCTCAGGCATATCTGGATTCACTACTTCAACTGCTGCTATTAAACCTACTTTTGGTTC of the Thermosipho japonicus genome contains:
- a CDS encoding carboxymuconolactone decarboxylase family protein, producing the protein MNLEEFKKFREKMNEKILEEGTLNTKRFFNLDGNVYKKGALDEKTKELMGLVASMVLRCDDCITYHMIRCAQLGVSDEEFFEIFDVALIVGGSIVIPHLRRAVKLLEDIREMQKNGKDVSI
- a CDS encoding DUF47 domain-containing protein, producing MKRFIDRLFPEVSPTKLLSEHAEYCMKAGTIVPQILDDYFNGKDIMQYSKEIDKFESSADEIKTRLREIYTKLRWSYFDRIDALEIIHNQDSIIDAVDDFVKILTMNKVDECPEEVIEKIKLMGDYVADVIKFMKVSVDELRTVVESDFSPNEINKEDNLTFDVEKDESKTDSLGIEIGKTLYSYKNKMNPVDILFLNSIVVLMMKIADRAENVVERIRMIIR
- a CDS encoding lysylphosphatidylglycerol synthase transmembrane domain-containing protein, with product MSEANRSKKSIFRKVFISLIISFSMIILFQFFYSTQVSFLRDLLTIEFLISLFVLVIIYLIDTLRLSMLLKFFKYNLPFKETFKNIFFGKFISYITPMSIGGQPYQIYHLSKVGVKTEDATNIVISRTLEMSFVVLIIDILSIRPILSAYPKSFGLSLILTGFIVSFSISLLILIGFINKKFLEKILSFFGKFSREKLEREKIIEWIDSLHESIKILWVKNPWILILDIILYFVTILLYTYIFYIFVDKFSAIEYLYLLGIISLLNSVAYYIPTPGSSGGVEGTYQIVFSQILGPDVSIRIITVYRVVTFYIPLLLGSFFITKISTSERI
- a CDS encoding cell division protein FtsA, which gives rise to MIFALDVGTRKIAGILSTLEDEKIVIHDVVIKEHEHRAMLDGQIHDVDKVARVVKKVKEELEKRNDIKLEKVAVALAGRFLQTAIGEYEEDISQVNEISDEIVTRLELSAVDKAVQNIQSENMYCVGYSVIRYELDGNWLKNIRGLRGKKASLQVVTAFLPIQVVDAMISVLRKVDLVMTHMTLEPIAAINVTVPEDLRILNIALVDVGAGTSDIAISKEGTIVAYGMVPLAGDEITETITKTLLVDFSTAEELKRWLSSSSDDDKKLYRNILDKEKEITRDELKKLVSPVVQNITDKVAEEILRLNGQAPQVVMVVGGGAKVPGFVESLSEKLGIDLDNISLKNAKNLNIIDNTGIIEGSEFVTPIGIAYTALTRSGTIFEQVFVNDEPIQLVGFSGGHTLSDVLLQCGYSLSELIGKPSESIVLEVNGKMKILKGELPKPAPIFINGKKASLRDKVKHGDRIFVGKPSQNFEKKYRLYDVVPPIELDFGGKIEYYYPPVNLNGKVVNENVELNDGDIINYDPVFVGTIRENLEKNLANVEFFFNDVYFERKQGVVKIYKGDLELSDKNQVNPGEKLRVVLEKKPLKIADLTQGEIKRVKINLNGKEVILEKDSLLYEVNGVIVSKEYEIKNGDKIYSTTPEDSSIIVADIFTYLDVDLKKIKSYQLLKNGQTAFFTESLQDGDEVIFTYELKG
- a CDS encoding inorganic phosphate transporter, giving the protein MLLIVGAFLVGFGMAFSIGANDVANSMATAVGAKAITPKQAVLIASILEFLGAVLFGAHVTKTIAKGIVDLNMISDPNNILVGAFSALIASIIWILLATFWGMPVSTTHSIVGGMVGFGLAAGGLQIVNWMTLLKIVITWITSPLIGGAMAYVIFKFISFSILHRKHPAKAAKYVAPILLGVAFYTIAVLFVVKTMKKDILLGNYAGIVIGFIVFLISFLYLKRAKVGDNEYDIVEKIFKKAQVVTSCYVSFSHGANDVANAVGPLALMYIIITSGSVKGAIEIPKYILAMGGIGISFGVAILGYRVMKTVGQDITELNNTRGFSIDFSTATTVLIASTMGMPISTTHTVVGAVSGVGFARGIEVVNVGILKNIIISWFVTVPFAAGVSALLYIILT
- a CDS encoding endonuclease MutS2 codes for the protein MKQYIDFDRVFQDFLKYTFSPYGQEYLKRLVENEPKDDEYEYLNEIYEIQVTLGLPVFHRLDDIRPILEKTKNYSVLLPEEIFKIKDFLVFVEDAKKVVPSSRYKLSYYLSKLGNYSSIIEEIDRIFDSDGNIKDNASKNLSVIRKEIKRHQLEIKQRIEKFISKNSKYLQEQLYTRRNGRYVFLIRSGARGNLEGIVHGTSNTGATLFFEPKEFIALNDKYEILLSEEKIEIDKILRGITSKIHDRYGNLMNDIEIVGFFDSLYARAKYAYENKAIVVKPEGKYLKLVNARHPLIPKDIVVPISIDLPVDKKGLIITGPNTGGKTVTLKTIALFIFMAQHAMPILADHGTRIPDFQLYLDIGDSQDVVENLSTFSSHMVRIIDAIKNADENSLVIIDELGSGTDPFEGSALAISIIEYLIEKNIKFVITTHLTNVKLFAMERDDIITASMEFDLETLRPTYRLLLNTPGASHAFEISERLGLPKEIVAKAKQHISKDHLKIENLIKGLNSKVSELESKKLELEKTLGEYERLRKEYERKYNVLKMKKIEELDNELREMYKEFRNAKKELQNALFSAKTKNESLIKKRLKNIEEKENTIQEIDSRIETMKYPEVEGEIDVGKYVRLKDGTTVGKVIEKRGENKFLVDFNGLKIEVKKNKLVQVDVQVDKQTHDVSESVHLVSFSPLKSNEIDLRGMTVEEALDVVDKFIDDLVLSDFSSGYIIHGKGTGSLASNIWNFLRNDKRVKSYRFGRPSEGGVGVTVVEV
- the polA gene encoding DNA polymerase I, whose protein sequence is MGKMFLFDGTGLVYRAFYAIDQSLQTSSGLHTNAVYGLTKMLIKFLKEHINIGKDACVFVLDSKGGSKKRKNILETYKANRPSTPDLLLEQIPYVEEFVDALGIKVLKIEGFEADDIIATLSKKFENDFEKVNIITGDKDLLQLISDKVFVWRVERGITDLVLYDRNKVFEKYGIYPEQFKDYLSLVGDQIDNIPGVKGIGKKTAVSLLKKYNSLENVLKNINLLTEKLRRLLENSKEDLQKSVELVELIYDVPVDLEKDEIIYRGYNSDKLLKVLKKYEFSSIIKELNLQEKLEKEYILVDNEDKLKKLADEIEKYKTFSIDTETTSLDPFEAKLVGVSISTMEGKAYYIPVSHFGAKNISKSLIDKFLKQILQEKDYNIVGQNLKFDYEIFKSMGFSPNIPHFDTMIAAYLLNPDEKRFNLEELSLKYLGYKMIAFDELVNENVPLFGNDFSYVPLEKAVEYSCEDADVTYRIFRKLGRKIYENEMENLFYEIEMPLIDVLSEMELNGVYFDADYLKELSKKYQEKMDEIKEKVFEIAGETFNLNSSAQVAYILFEKLNIAPYKKTATGKFSTNAEVLEELSKEHEIAKLLLEYRKYQKLKSTYIDSIPLSINRKTNRVHTTFHQTGTSTGRLSSSNPNLQNLPTRSEEGKEIRKAVRPQRQDWWILGADYSQIELRVLAHVSKDENLLKAFKDNLDVHTITAANIFGVSEMFVSEQMRRVGKMVNFAIIYGVSPYGLSKRIGLNVSETKKIIDNYFRYYKGVFEYLKRMKEQAKKKGYVTTLFGRRRYIPQLKSKNGNRVQEGERIAVNTPIQGTAADIIKIAMINIHNRLKKENLRSKMILQVHDELVFEVPDNELEIVKDIVKDEMENAVKLDVPLKVDVYYGKEWE